Proteins encoded in a region of the Quercus lobata isolate SW786 chromosome 8, ValleyOak3.0 Primary Assembly, whole genome shotgun sequence genome:
- the LOC115957646 gene encoding phosphoenolpyruvate carboxylase, housekeeping isozyme has translation MANRNLEKLASIDAQLRLLVPAKVSEDDKLVEYDALLLDRFLDILQDLHGEDLKETVQECYELSAEYEGLHDPKKLEELGSVLTSLDPGDSIVIAKSFSHMLNLANLAEEVQIAHRRRNKLKKGDFADENSATTESDIEETLKRLVVQLKKSPQEVFDALKNQTVDLVLTAHPTQSVRRSLLQKHARIRNCLAQLYAKDITPDDKQELDEALQREIQAAFRTDEIRRTPPTPQDEMRAGMSYFHETIWKGVPKFLRRVDTALKNLGINERLPYNAPLIQFSSWMGGDRDGNPRVTPEVTRDVCLLARMMAANLYYSQIEDLMFELSMWRCNDELQIRADELHRSTKKDAKHYIEFWKQIPPNEPYRVILGDVRDRLYQTRERSRHLLANGYSDIPEDATFTNVEQFLEPLELCYRSLCACGDRAIADGSLLDFLRQVSTFGLSLVRLDIRQESDRHTDVLDAITKHLEIGSYREWSEERRQEWLLSELSGKRPLFGPDLPKTEEISDVLDTFHVIAELPSDNFGAYIISMATAPSDVLAVELLQRECHVKLPLRVVPLFEKLDDLEAAPAALARLFSVDWYRNRINGKQEVMIGYSDSGKDAGRFSAAWQLYKAQEELIKVAKQYGVKLTMFHGRGGTVGRGGGPTHLAILSQPPETIHGSLRVTVQGEVIEQSFGEEHLCFRTLQRFTAATLEHGMHPPVSPKPEWRALMDEMAVIATEEYRSIVFKEPRFVEYFRLATPELEYGRMNIGSRPSKRKPSGGIESLRAIPWIFAWTQTRFHLPVWLGFGAAFKQVIQKDIRNLHMLQEMYNAWPFFRVTIDLVEMVFAKGDPGIAALYDKLLVSEELWSFGERLRTNYEQTKSLLLQIAGHKDLLEGDPHLKQRLRLRDSYITTLNVCQAYTLKRIRDQNYHVKVRPHISKDFIEVSKPADELVKLNPTSDYAPGLEDTLILTMKGIAAGLQNTG, from the exons ATGGCGAATCGGAATCTTGAGAAGTTGGCGTCGATCGACGCGCAGCTTCGGCTTTTGGTTCCGGCCAAAGTGAGTGAGGATGACAAGCTGGTTGAGTATGATGCTCTGCTTTTGGATCGTTTTCTCGACATTCTCCAAGATTTACATGGGGAGGATCTCAAGGAAACT GTTCAAGAGTGTTATGAGCTTTCTGCTGAGTATGAAGGTCTGCATGATCCTAAGAAGCTAGAAGAGCTTGGAAGTGTGTTGACAAGCTTGGATCCAGGGGACTCTATTGTCATTGCAAAGTCTTTCTCCCACATGCTTAACTTGGCCAACTTGGCCGAGGAGGTCCAGATTGCTCACCGCAGACGGAACAAGCTTAAAAAGGGAGACTTTGCTGATGAGAACTCTGCAACAACCGAATCAGACATAGAAGAAACTCTCAAGAGACTTGTTGTGCAACTTAAGAAGTCTCCACAGGAAGTTTTTGATGCTCTCAAGAACCAGACTGTAGATCTGGTCTTGACTGCTCATCCTACACAATCAGTTCGTAGATCTTTGCTTCAAAAGCATGCAAG GATTAGGAATTGTTTAGCCCAATTGTATGCCAAAGACATTACCCCTGATGATAAGCAGGAGCTTGATGAGGCACTTCAGAGGGAG ATTCAAGCTGCATTTCGTACAGATGAGATCCGGAGGACCCCTCCAACTCCACAAGATGAGATGAGGGCAGGGATGAGCTATTTCCATGAAACAATCTGGAAGGGTGTTCCAAAGTTTCTACGCCGTGTTGACACGGCTTTGAAGAACTTAGGGATTAATGAACGTCTTCCTTACAATGCCCCACttattcaattttcttcttgGATGGGTGGTGATCGTGATG GTAATCCTAGGGTGACTCCTGAGGTCACAAGAGATGTTTGCTTATTGGCTAGAATGATGGCCGCTAACTTGTACTATTCCCAAATTGAGGATCTTATGTTTGAG TTATCTATGTGGCGGTGCAATGATGAGCTTCAAATTCGTGCAGACGAACTCCATAGGTCAACCAAGAAAGATGCCAAGCACTATATAG AGTTTTGGAAACAAATTCCTCCAAATGAACCCTATCGTGTCATTCTTGGTGATGTGAGGGATAGGCTTTATCAGACCCGTGAACGCTCTCGTCATTTGTTAGCCAATGGGTACTCTGACATTCCAGAGGATGCAACTTTCACCAATGTTGAGCAG TTCTTGGAACCTCTTGAACTATGTTACAGATCACTCTGCGCATGTGGTGACCGAGCGATTGCTGATGGAAGCCTTCTTGATTTCTTGCGGCAAGTGTCAACTTTTGGACTATCACTTGTGAGACTCGATATTAGGCAAGAGTCTGACCGCCATACTGATGTCTTGGATGCCATTACAAAGCACTTGGAAATTGGTTCCTACCGAGAGTGGTCTGAAGAACGTCGACAGGAATGGCTTTTATCTGAACTCAGCGGCAAGCGCCCACTGTTTGGACCTGATCTTCCTAAAACTGAAGAAATTAGTGATGTTTTGGACACATTTCATGTCATAGCTGAACTTCCATCAGACAACTTTGGAGCATACATCATTTCAATGGCAACTGCACCGTCTGATGTGCTTGCCGTTGAGCTCCTGCAACGTGAATGCCATGTGAAGCTACCATTAAGAGTTGTTCCACTGTTTGAGAAACTTGATGACTTGGAAGCTGCTCCTGCTGCTTTAGCTCGGCTATTCTCAGTAGATTGGTACAGAAATCGGATTAATGGAAAGCAAGAAGTTATGATTGGGTATTCAGATTCTGGTAAAGATGCTGGAAGGTTTTCTGCAGCCTGGCAGTTATACAAGGCTCAAGAGGAGCTTATAAAGGTTGCTAAGCAATACGGTGTGAAGCTAACTATGTTCCATGGTCGTGGTGGGACCGTTGGAAGAGGAGGCGGCCCCACCCATCTTGCCATATTGTCTCAACCTCCGGAAACAATTCATGGATCACTCCGTGTTACTGTTCAAGGTGAAGTTATAGAGCAATCATTTGGGGAGGAGCACTTGTGTTTCAGAACACTCCAGCGTTTCACAGCTGCTACTCTGGAGCATGGTATGCATCCCCCTGTTTCACCAAAACCGGAATGGCGTGCATTGATGGATGAAATGGCTGTCATTGCTACAGAGGAATATCGTTCCATTGTTTTCAAAGAACCCCGATTTGTTGAATATTTCCGACTT GCTACACCAGAGTTGGAATATGGTCGGATGAACATTGGAAGCCGCCCATCAAAGCGAAAGCCAAGTGGGGGTATTGAATCACTCCGTGCAATCCCATGGATCTTTGCCTGGACACAAACAAGGTTTCATCTACCAGTGTGGCTAGGCTTTGGAGCGGCATTCAAGCAGGTCATTCAGAAGGACATTAGGAATCTGCATATGCTGCAGGAGATGTACAATGCATGGCCTTTCTTTAGGGTCACCATTGATTTGGTTGAAATGGTGTTCGCCAAGGGAGACCCAGGAATTGCTGCTTTGTATGACAAGCTCCTTGTATCAGAAGAATTGTGGTCATTTGGAGAGAGATTGAGGACCAATTATGAACAAACTAAGAGCCTTCTCCTGCAG ATTGCCGGACACAAGGATCTTCTTGAAGGGGACCCACACTTGAAGCAAAGACTCCGCCTGCGTGATTCCTACATTACTACCCTGAATGTTTGCCAAGCCTACACATTGAAGAGAATAAGGGATCAAAACTACCATGTGAAGGTGCGGCCACACATCTCCAAGGACTTTATTGAAGTAAGCAAACCAGCAGATGAACTTGTGAAGCTGAACCCAACAAGTGACTATGCCCCTGGTTTGGAGGATACCCTCATCTTGACCATGAAGGGTATTGCTGCAGGCTTGCAGAACACCGGTTAG